The Bacillus sp. Y1 genome has a window encoding:
- a CDS encoding ABC transporter permease, whose product MLLPGLLWMFFFNLFPMYGTLMAFKDFNPGVGILKSAWIGLENFKYMFELPDSIQVFKNTIVIALAKMVLQLIVPLIFALMLNEVKNRFFSRSVQTIVYLPHFLSWVIVAGILLDLFSLSGPVNQLLTVLGIEPILFFSNPDIFPAIVIGSDVWKEFGFGAIIYFAALTSISPELYEAAAIDGASQFRRLISITLPSILPVAILLGTLSLGNILNAGFDQIFNLYNPLVYSTGDIIDTWVYRAGLIDMQYGLATAVGLLKSIVSLILIAISYGLAYRFANYRIF is encoded by the coding sequence ATGCTTCTTCCTGGCCTGCTTTGGATGTTCTTTTTTAATTTGTTTCCCATGTACGGAACATTAATGGCATTTAAGGATTTTAATCCAGGAGTAGGGATTCTTAAGTCTGCATGGATAGGTCTAGAAAACTTTAAATATATGTTTGAGCTCCCAGACAGTATTCAAGTTTTCAAGAATACAATAGTCATCGCACTTGCAAAAATGGTTTTACAATTAATTGTCCCTTTAATATTTGCTCTTATGTTAAATGAAGTGAAAAATAGGTTTTTTTCTCGATCGGTTCAGACAATCGTTTATTTACCGCATTTTCTTTCTTGGGTTATTGTGGCAGGTATTCTACTAGACCTTTTCTCGCTTTCAGGCCCAGTCAATCAGTTGCTTACTGTCTTGGGAATTGAACCGATTTTATTCTTTTCCAATCCAGATATCTTTCCGGCAATTGTAATTGGTAGTGACGTTTGGAAGGAGTTTGGTTTTGGTGCAATTATCTATTTTGCAGCACTAACGTCTATTAGCCCTGAATTATACGAAGCTGCGGCAATAGATGGTGCTTCCCAGTTTAGACGCTTAATTAGCATTACGCTGCCTAGCATACTTCCAGTAGCCATATTACTAGGTACATTAAGCTTAGGTAATATCTTGAATGCAGGGTTTGATCAAATATTTAACCTATACAATCCACTTGTCTATTCTACTGGGGATATCATTGATACTTGGGTTTATCGGGCAGGTCTAATAGATATGCAATATGGATTAGCTACAGCAGTAGGACTTCTTAAATCTATTGTGAGCTTAATATTAATTGCTATTTCTTATGGGTTAGCTTACCGGTTTGCAAATTATAGAATTTTCTAA
- a CDS encoding glycoside hydrolase family 31 protein: MQDTSFAIHPGKKVNIRGTSYQSIGSLVNYKFQEKVLNIKCENGYVSICFYRDDIVRVIMNPKKTPSLKTSFAVIKKQEDVEVGVNEREGEIHVSSNKLSLVINKTPIRISIFDNQGRLLVRENETGMGFNEKQEVICFKEMHKEDHFYGFGEKTSFLDKRGEKMTMWNSDVFAPHNPEIDALYQSIPYFMTIRNGDAHGIFFDNTFKTVFDMKTSNDTYSFSAEGGQLDYYVFAGPTPKAVLEQYSEITGRMPIPPKWALGYHQSRYSYESEKEVRELASNFLEKEIPLDAIYLDIHYMDGYRVFTFDGDKFPNPAALVQDLKDAGIHVVPIVDPGVKEDPEYLVYQEGVRGDRFCKYIEGNIYFGDVWPGKSAFPDFTNSDVRKWWGEKHEFYTRLGIEGVWNDMNEPAVFNETKTMDLKVIHDNDGDPKTHREMHNLYGLLMGEATYEGMKEQLNGNRPFLLTRAGFAGVQRYGTVWTGDNRSFWEHLQMSIPMCMNLGISGIPFCGPDVGGFAHDTTGQLLLRWTQVGTFTPYFRNHSVLDSIRQEPWSFGEDYEKVIKKYIQERYVWLPYLYTLFREASVTGVPVMRPLVLEYPDDKHTFNLSDQFIIGSNVIVAPILKPDTYHRVVYLPKGNWVNYWTEEILEGGKHHLIQADLETLPIFVKKGAILTHGTVKRSTKMKESEMTIHLYPTKDEVSTFTYYEDDGKTFAYNYGQYFECKIETKMDDKNLDIVINVEHDQFKPDWEKAMFVIHGLNAGMTIKVNGKIPSEVIKEPESTLNKVPVPIEYFNK, translated from the coding sequence ATGCAAGATACTAGTTTTGCTATACACCCCGGAAAGAAGGTTAATATAAGAGGAACTTCCTATCAAAGTATAGGTTCTCTTGTTAATTATAAATTCCAAGAAAAGGTGTTAAATATTAAATGTGAAAATGGATATGTTTCGATATGTTTTTATCGAGATGATATTGTTCGAGTTATTATGAATCCTAAAAAGACACCTTCTTTAAAAACGAGTTTTGCTGTTATTAAAAAGCAGGAGGATGTTGAGGTGGGTGTTAACGAGAGAGAGGGTGAGATACATGTTTCAAGTAATAAGCTCTCACTCGTTATTAACAAAACACCAATAAGGATTTCTATTTTTGATAATCAAGGACGTTTGCTTGTGCGTGAAAACGAAACAGGTATGGGTTTTAATGAGAAACAAGAGGTTATCTGTTTCAAAGAGATGCATAAAGAAGACCACTTTTATGGGTTTGGTGAAAAAACAAGCTTCTTAGATAAACGTGGTGAGAAAATGACTATGTGGAATTCCGACGTGTTTGCTCCACATAATCCCGAGATTGATGCGCTTTATCAATCCATACCTTATTTTATGACGATTCGTAATGGAGATGCCCATGGGATCTTCTTTGATAATACCTTTAAAACAGTATTCGATATGAAAACATCTAATGATACCTATTCGTTTTCTGCTGAAGGTGGTCAACTAGACTATTATGTCTTTGCAGGTCCAACTCCAAAGGCAGTATTAGAACAGTATTCAGAAATAACAGGGAGAATGCCAATTCCTCCAAAATGGGCATTAGGATACCATCAATCTCGCTATAGCTATGAATCTGAGAAAGAAGTAAGAGAACTAGCAAGTAATTTTCTAGAGAAAGAGATTCCACTTGATGCCATTTATTTAGACATCCATTATATGGATGGGTATCGCGTATTTACATTTGATGGAGATAAGTTTCCGAATCCAGCGGCCTTAGTTCAAGACCTAAAGGATGCTGGAATTCATGTTGTCCCAATCGTAGACCCTGGTGTGAAAGAAGACCCTGAATATTTGGTTTATCAAGAAGGGGTTAGAGGAGATAGATTTTGCAAATACATTGAAGGAAATATATACTTTGGCGATGTTTGGCCAGGCAAGAGTGCATTTCCTGATTTTACGAACAGTGATGTACGTAAATGGTGGGGTGAAAAGCATGAATTTTATACCCGTCTAGGTATAGAGGGTGTTTGGAATGATATGAATGAACCAGCTGTCTTCAATGAGACAAAAACCATGGACTTAAAAGTTATTCATGATAATGATGGTGATCCAAAAACACATCGGGAAATGCATAACTTGTACGGACTTTTAATGGGTGAAGCAACCTACGAAGGGATGAAAGAACAGTTAAACGGGAACCGTCCATTTTTACTGACTCGTGCGGGATTTGCTGGTGTTCAACGATATGGCACTGTCTGGACGGGGGATAATAGAAGCTTCTGGGAGCACTTACAAATGTCCATTCCAATGTGTATGAATCTTGGTATTTCAGGAATTCCATTCTGTGGGCCAGATGTTGGAGGGTTTGCACATGACACAACAGGACAATTACTCTTAAGGTGGACCCAAGTTGGTACATTTACTCCCTATTTTAGAAATCATAGTGTCCTAGATTCCATTCGCCAGGAGCCGTGGTCATTTGGAGAAGACTATGAAAAGGTTATTAAAAAATACATCCAAGAGCGCTATGTATGGCTTCCCTATTTATATACTTTATTTAGAGAAGCAAGTGTTACTGGAGTACCTGTAATGCGTCCATTAGTACTTGAATATCCCGATGATAAACATACTTTTAACCTATCTGACCAATTTATAATTGGCTCGAATGTGATTGTAGCACCGATATTAAAACCAGATACCTATCATCGGGTTGTTTATTTACCTAAAGGAAACTGGGTGAATTATTGGACAGAAGAAATTCTTGAAGGTGGTAAGCACCATCTTATCCAAGCTGACCTTGAAACATTGCCTATCTTTGTTAAAAAGGGAGCAATCCTTACTCATGGAACTGTAAAACGTTCAACTAAAATGAAAGAAAGTGAAATGACCATTCATTTATATCCAACAAAAGATGAGGTTTCTACGTTTACTTATTATGAAGACGATGGGAAAACATTTGCTTATAATTATGGTCAATATTTCGAATGTAAGATTGAAACAAAAATGGATGATAAAAATCTTGATATCGTTATTAATGTTGAACATGATCAGTTTAAACCAGATTGGGAAAAAGCAATGTTTGTCATTCACGGATTAAACGCCGGTATGACAATAAAAGTGAACGGAAAAATACCAAGTGAGGTTATTAAAGAACCGGAATCAACTCTTAATAAAGTTCCAGTTCCAATTGAATATTTCAACAAATAA
- a CDS encoding alpha-amylase family glycosyl hydrolase: protein MKRSINIACTLMMIIAMVVFTGGFSVSNHVVAENLSKKQVDSSTIPDHTIRIHYKRMDQNYDNWGLWLWNDVAIPSAEAGVWPTGATPFSNTQVDENGAYVDVELIEAPTSISFIVVNRSTGEKDGDAKVFAQFGEYKEVFITEGDDFVYTSPDGSSNVEKSKTFHPNWSKDSTIYEVNVRQYTPEGTFKAFESHLPRLKDLGVEILWFMPIHPISSEGRIGTLGSYYAIQDYKAINPEFGTLDDFKRLVEKAHSMGFKVMLDWVGNHTGKDHIWTENKEWYTLDDEGNITHPPGTNWLDVADLNYNNTDMRTAMIDAMKYWITETDIDGYRADYAVGVPLDFWETARKELNKIKPVYMLAEDNTVYNLLDHAFNSNYGWELNHIMRDIAIGNRDATHVKSYISKMERLYPSGSYPMHWTTNHDDNSWEGTTSELFGESEKTMAALTFTLPGMPLIYSGQEAGLNKRLAFFDKDEISWQDLSDQKFYQDLIRLKKENKALWNGDAGGEINLLDTSDENILAFERQKGNSKVMVIVNLSGDPISGSVTVDSKSVGNYHLFPSKETVSIENKQPFDLEPWEYHILVK from the coding sequence TTGAAAAGGTCCATAAATATTGCTTGTACTCTAATGATGATTATAGCTATGGTAGTGTTTACTGGTGGTTTTTCTGTATCAAATCATGTTGTAGCTGAGAATTTGTCCAAGAAGCAAGTAGATTCTAGTACGATCCCTGATCATACAATTAGAATTCATTACAAAAGAATGGACCAGAACTATGATAACTGGGGCCTTTGGTTATGGAATGATGTGGCTATTCCTTCGGCTGAAGCAGGTGTTTGGCCTACAGGTGCCACTCCATTTTCCAATACACAGGTAGATGAAAATGGAGCTTATGTTGATGTAGAGTTAATTGAAGCTCCAACCAGTATAAGTTTCATTGTTGTAAATAGGTCTACTGGTGAAAAAGATGGTGATGCAAAGGTATTTGCCCAGTTTGGTGAATATAAAGAAGTATTTATTACAGAAGGAGATGACTTTGTGTACACTTCCCCTGATGGTTCATCGAATGTAGAAAAGAGTAAAACTTTTCATCCTAATTGGTCAAAGGATTCTACCATTTATGAAGTGAACGTCAGACAGTATACACCTGAAGGAACGTTTAAGGCGTTTGAATCTCATCTACCGAGATTAAAGGATTTAGGCGTAGAAATATTGTGGTTTATGCCCATTCATCCGATTTCGAGTGAGGGAAGGATTGGAACATTAGGTTCCTACTATGCAATACAAGATTATAAAGCAATTAATCCAGAGTTTGGCACATTAGACGATTTCAAAAGATTAGTAGAAAAAGCACATAGCATGGGATTCAAAGTGATGCTAGACTGGGTGGGGAATCACACTGGAAAAGATCATATTTGGACTGAAAATAAAGAGTGGTACACTCTAGACGATGAGGGGAATATCACTCACCCCCCTGGGACAAACTGGTTGGATGTTGCCGACTTAAATTATAACAATACTGACATGCGAACGGCCATGATTGACGCTATGAAATATTGGATTACAGAAACAGACATTGACGGGTATCGTGCTGATTATGCTGTAGGTGTGCCTCTAGATTTTTGGGAGACTGCTCGAAAAGAATTAAATAAAATAAAACCAGTATACATGTTAGCGGAGGATAATACCGTCTATAACCTGCTAGATCATGCATTTAATTCTAATTATGGTTGGGAACTAAATCATATAATGAGAGATATAGCCATTGGGAATAGGGACGCAACACATGTAAAATCATATATTTCAAAAATGGAACGCCTATATCCAAGTGGTTCTTATCCAATGCATTGGACTACGAATCATGATGATAATTCGTGGGAAGGTACTACATCAGAGCTATTTGGTGAATCTGAAAAAACGATGGCTGCTTTAACATTTACCTTACCAGGTATGCCATTAATTTATTCAGGTCAAGAGGCCGGATTAAATAAGAGGTTGGCGTTTTTTGATAAAGATGAAATCTCTTGGCAAGATTTATCGGATCAAAAGTTCTATCAGGATTTAATACGCCTTAAAAAGGAAAATAAGGCATTGTGGAATGGAGATGCTGGTGGGGAAATTAACTTATTAGATACTTCTGACGAAAACATATTAGCTTTTGAACGACAAAAAGGTAATTCAAAGGTAATGGTTATAGTTAATCTTTCTGGAGACCCTATCTCCGGCAGTGTAACTGTGGACTCAAAGTCTGTCGGAAACTATCATTTGTTCCCTTCAAAGGAAACCGTTAGTATAGAAAACAAACAACCATTTGATTTGGAACCTTGGGAATATCATATTCTTGTAAAATAG
- a CDS encoding carbohydrate ABC transporter permease encodes MVEERSVISKFFNGFNVFLLILITLLCIYPVWYMLVVSFSDKSAVAAGQVFLWPKDFTISAYRLILDDIQFFKSFGISVTRVILGTITTFVVVVLMAYPLSKTSREFKPRNIIMWILIFAMLFNGGLVPWYMTMKALGLTNNIWGLVLGGGLPVFNVILVMNFFRNLPKELEESAIMDGAGPWRILLNIFLPLSKPVLATILVFTIVYHWNEFFQAMVLMTKNDQYPLQTYIRSLTVVTDLSSMDAESAKLLTSTSNQTLNAAKIFISMLPLLVIYPFFQKYFVKGITLGSVKG; translated from the coding sequence ATGGTAGAAGAACGATCTGTCATATCCAAGTTTTTCAATGGATTTAATGTGTTTTTACTTATTTTAATTACCCTTCTATGTATCTATCCAGTTTGGTATATGTTAGTTGTTTCTTTTAGTGATAAATCTGCAGTGGCTGCGGGGCAAGTGTTCCTTTGGCCCAAAGATTTTACAATATCAGCTTATAGGTTGATCCTGGATGATATTCAATTTTTCAAATCCTTTGGTATCTCAGTTACCCGTGTCATTTTAGGAACGATCACTACCTTTGTAGTTGTGGTTTTAATGGCTTATCCACTTTCAAAAACGTCAAGGGAATTCAAACCAAGAAATATTATTATGTGGATTTTGATATTTGCCATGCTTTTTAACGGCGGTTTAGTTCCATGGTATATGACTATGAAGGCACTGGGACTGACCAATAATATATGGGGTCTTGTTCTTGGAGGGGGATTACCTGTTTTTAATGTTATTTTGGTCATGAACTTTTTTAGAAATTTACCAAAGGAATTGGAAGAATCAGCAATTATGGACGGAGCAGGACCATGGAGAATTTTGTTAAACATCTTTTTACCGTTGTCTAAACCTGTATTGGCTACTATTTTAGTCTTTACAATCGTTTATCATTGGAATGAATTTTTTCAGGCCATGGTGTTAATGACAAAAAATGACCAATATCCATTACAAACTTACATTCGTTCCCTTACGGTCGTAACGGATCTTTCAAGTATGGATGCGGAATCAGCGAAACTTCTTACATCGACATCCAATCAAACGTTAAATGCAGCGAAAATATTTATATCAATGCTTCCACTTTTAGTGATTTACCCATTTTTTCAAAAATATTTTGTCAAGGGTATTACGCTCGGTTCTGTTAAGGGGTGA